From one Dermacentor silvarum isolate Dsil-2018 chromosome 3, BIME_Dsil_1.4, whole genome shotgun sequence genomic stretch:
- the LOC119445844 gene encoding FACT complex subunit SSRP1, protein MDFLEFPDVFKEDRGAMTSGRLKMTNQGVVFKNSKTGKVEQVQGSDMESISWQRLGAGYGLRIMMKTGGMYRFGGFQDDEQERLAKFFQHHFELPLASRELCLKGWNWGTARFEGSVLSFDVDKNSAYEIPLSNVSHCTTAKNEVTLEFHQNDDAAVSLMELRFHIPTDPNSDMDAIQAFRNNVLSKASIIQATGDAMVTFKELQCLTPRGRYDIKIFPSFIQLHGKTFDYKIPLTTVLRLFLLPHKDNRQVFFVLSLDPPIKQGQTRYHFLILLFNKEEETSIELALSDADIQEKFEDKLQKNMSGPTFEVISRVMKAVVQRKITVPGNFKGHGGTNCITCSYRAGNGLLYPLERGFIYIHKPPVHIRFDEIACVNFARSGGSTRSFDFEVEAKSGLVHTFSSIEKEEYGRLFDYVSDKKLRIKNRGSLGTTKEKPNYQDDELIDSDAEDAPDAYLARVKDEGRQRDEVDSDESSDESFNPGESGSEVAEEFDSNVESSSDSDAGSGEGKGSGSGSGSDKPKKEKKEKKSKSAKTVKEPGMKQRKPRRPKKERDANKPKRPPSAYFLWLAENRDKIKKDNPGFGITDVTKRAGELWKEVTDKTKWEEQAAEAAAKYKEDMAAYQASLKDRPQESDDEKEEKKPVKKSKPPSAPKPKPTSSSSSPLKGNFKSKEYISSSGSSDDEKSKKVKKEPKESPAGSPAGSAAESPKSSPVRVKSEDEEEASASTPASSGDENMSGSGDDD, encoded by the coding sequence ATGGACTTCCTCGAGTTTCCCGACGTATTCAAGGAGGACCGCGGCGCAATGACATCGGGCCGACTGAAGATGACCAACCAGGGAGTCGTCTTCAAGAACAGCAAGACGGGAAAAGTGGAGCAAGTGCAGGGTTCCGACATGGAAAGCATCAGCTGGCAGCGCCTGGGCGCCGGCTACGGGCTCCGCATCATGATGAAGACGGGCGGCATGTACCGTTTCGGCGGCTTCCAAGACGACGAGCAGGAGCGCCTCGCCAAGTTTTTCCAGCATCACTTCGAGCTCCCGCTCGCGTCGCGCGAACTGTGCCTCAAGGGTTGGAACTGGGGCACGGCGCGCTTCGAAGGGAGCGTCCTCTCGTTCGACGTGGATAAGAACTCGGCCTACGAGATCCCGCTGAGCAACGTGTCGCACTGCACCACGGCCAAGAACGAGGTGACGCTCGAATTCCACCAGAACGACGACGCGGCCGTGTCACTGATGGAGCTGCGCTTTCACATCCCGACCGACCCCAACTCGGATATGGACGCGATACAGGCCTTCCGAAACAACGTGCTCTCCAAGGCCAGCATCATCCAGGCGACGGGAGACGCCATGGTCACCTTCAAGGAGCTCCAGTGCCTCACGCCTCGCGGTCGCTACGACATCAAGATCTTCCCGTCCTTCATCCAGCTCCACGGCAAGACGTTCGACTACAAGATCCCGCTCACGACGGTGCTGCGCCTGTTCCTGCTGCCGCACAAGGACAATCGCCAGGTGTTCTTCGTGCTCAGCCTGGATCCGCCGATCAAGCAGGGTCAGACGCGCTATCATTTTCTCATACTTCTCTTCAACAAGGAAGAAGAGACGAGCATCGAGCTGGCGCtgtcggacgccgacatccaGGAGAAGTTTGAAGACAAGCTGCAGAAGAATATGTCGGGCCCCACGTTCGAGGTGATCAGCCGCGTCATGAAGGCCGTGGTGCAGCGAAAGATCACCGTGCCGGGCAACTTCAAGGGCCACGGCGGCACCAACTGCATCACCTGTTCGTACAGGGCGGGCAACGGACTGCTCTACCCGCTCGAGCGGGGATTCATATACATTCACAAGCCGCCCGTACACATTCGTTTTGATGAGATCGCCTGCGTCAACTTCGCACGTAGCGGTGGGAGCACGCGATCGTTCGACTTTGAGGTGGAGGCCAAGAGTGGTCTCGTCCACACATTCAGTAGCATTGAGAAGGAAGAGTACGGGAGGCTCTTCGACTATGTGAGTGACAAGAAGCTCCGCATCAAGAACCGTGGGTCGCTCGGAACTACCAAGGAAAAGCCAAACTACCAGGACGACGAGCTAATCGACTCTGATGCAGAGGATGCCCCTGACGCTTATTTGGCTCGAGTCAAAGATGAAGGTCGCCAGAGGGACGAAGTGGATTCTGATGAATCTTCAGACGAATCGTTCAACCCCGGCGAGTCTGGCAGTGAAGTAGCTGAGGAGTTTGACAGCAACGTAGAGTCTAGCTCAGACAGTGATGCTGGCAGTGGCGAAGGAAAGGGCAGTGGTAGCGGAAGCGGCAGTGACaaaccaaagaaagaaaagaaggaaaagaagtcgAAGAGTGCCAAAACTGTCAAAGAGCCTGGCATGAAACAGCGAAAACCACGCCGGCCAAAGAAGGAGCGGGATGCCAACAAGCCCAAGCGGCCACCAAGTGCCTACTTCCTGTGGCTTGCCGAAAACCGTGACAAGATCAAAAAGGACAACCCAGGTTTCGGCATCACTGATGTGACCAAGCGTGCTGGCGAGCTATGGAAAGAGGTGACAGACAAGACAAAGTGGGAGGAACAGGCTGCCGAAGCTGCAGCTAAGTACAAGGAAGACATGGCTGCCTATCAGGCTAGTCTGAAGGACCGACCCCAGGAGAGTGATgacgagaaagaagagaaaaagccGGTCAAAAAGAGCAAACCGCCGAGTGCACCTAAACCCAAGCccacgtcgtcgtcatcatcacctCTAAAGGGAAATTTCAAGAGCAAGGAGTACATCAGTAGCTCGGGCAGCAGTGACGACGAGAAAAGTAAGAAGGTCAAGAAAGAGCCTAAAGAATCGCCTGCAGGATCACCTGCAGGATCCGCTGCAGAATCACCCAAAAGTTCACCTGTTCGAGTCAAGTCTGAGGATGAGGAAGAGGCATCAGCAAGCACTCCTGCTTCTTCAGGGGACGAGAACATGTCAGGAAGTGGGGATGATGACTGA